In one window of Drosophila ananassae strain 14024-0371.13 chromosome XR, ASM1763931v2, whole genome shotgun sequence DNA:
- the LOC6505254 gene encoding cytosolic carboxypeptidase Nna1 isoform X3, which yields MQKGVKDKENRTTNTAPDIHDYHQQQQQSQSQSNPSKPNEGFLGSFLSKGLKTNQLVVNTDEKTLRPVARLKEPRDLFALPKDKDNDCSQQAPRWPVECQVIEERITHIPYVPPTPEPLNAPTGNELKPRPVGEENGIVVFSYSPISAVNYEKPKVKKEEDESSDESDYSSDSRLDSTPPSRATPMRLTGGGSCARGKINSVSKMINNVDNRSTSASLDDNDDYDDEEYDTSGGGGGGGEAREKAMIKDLIEAKKKRYQEESGMTARNSRAGSRSEASKDPSDIDNIWKNNTSEYKPASPRYILSQFGKNVVIDRLADEDDPSLTNGGDGGGGGGGSGTQKVSSKFAVTPVKLPKTNIARLEVAFERSNRDPVSTSSSGGQTHSRKRKRGGALSMGNENDGPGTSSTEDTSSSSLGEDEEEDEDDDDDEELDETDTEDSGSGETVCQAEPVTDCSQSADGSGLGVGYSPRLAGGAEKRTGPGSGSVSDTETLVGDESRSRLACGGHHQQHGEYSTHAGMTAPGPAKMRQPQGRPPNRSVPYTHAATVAAAAASAAAAARGRHRDIESFQASLIQDPDSRVAGGMVMGMGMGSGAGTGTGTGTSSTISTSTPGGGSSGGMGNSVFRLSKEQQQQHQQQLLPPGLIPMASQETTGTTTTTSTNQDTTTSSQSFLSSDLTQAQFSRSAVGGARFVTNCHPMNPEEYDGLEFESRFESGNLAKAVQITPTYYELYLRPDLYTSRSKQWFYFRVRRTRRKMLYRFSIVNLVKSDSLYNDGMQPVMYSTLGAKEKSEGWRRCGDNICYYRNDDESAGNSANEDEEDNSTYTLTFTIEFEHDDDTVFFAHSYPYTYSDLQDYLMEIQRHPVKSKFCKLRLLCRTLAGNNVYYLTVTAPSSNEENMRRKKSIVVSARVHPSETPASWMMKGLMDFITGDTTVAKRLRHKFIFKLVPMLNPDGVIVGNTRNSLTGKDLNRQYRTVIRETYPSIWYTKAMIRRLIEECGVAMYCDMHAHSRKHNIFIYGCENKRNPEKKLTEQVFPLMLHKNSADRFSFESCKFKIQRSKEGTGRIVVWMLGITNSYTIEASFGGSSLGSRKGTHFNTQDYEHMGRAFCETLLDYCDENPNKVKRHAKLFRQIKKIRKREKREQKALKLQKMADQILNLLKQQDRLRSKIIERLMREGSSADEPLNIPLSDYSSDEGNCSSSSDNEGKHSITASDLEGPCCAPTRAPPSSPEVIHEIRKFRMRRMRKVMHELDRIYFTPLFQRKFKTLTTLKRRRHKLGCKTAVPPKRLKAGAAGDATPGGTAAPSESGAVQQQQLAPQPQQQQLPQQSALQQRKQLGVRNLPPKRTHQMVSTASSESSESGDSDSESQRDQDSSASTNVSGASVGLEAKRKHKATGPKKSGKKKKFMPTEKKKTVVNQKLHVDRNFRLWLANRRIYIYRRKKVTTQARRTRVRNKPPKKRGEVVRTTLDLPTTDPGSDLHFSTDDEEHSPASGHNGYGAVAPLRHTLLQSDLQRRYIEEIGDTVVQKPKPANMPPELIVTTPSKSGTPGGGKKLDVYKLTPRTAPELEGGGGHHMNAILHRQGGGVVAGGTSARRTYSWHNLDQQDIPSGSGGQNKANFFMGGDAKPTMKAMPKPPPRRSVPSNFIPQRHGANGPSADDLQLKLSLKKKVWTGAHGEPDGRPLAWYKGHSIPGPQMQGANTAGVGVRSAGGGGGGNVGSGHGRSMYTASGREAAAVAAASGGMAMGVPPAFMGAPRKPRKLEQVDLFNACSQKLLLWQQQEETKRNHPHPSQRLMKVEDQQQQHQHHQREREREREQHQRDMMRAFKPMQLSKKAMGQGHAKAMQQGMVGESGGKVKRKSSSLMKIAETTQLVTRFARNRSSAGGSAVQQQQQQPGQQSQMPMHQQRIMFKGGAGGAMAGRMHSAGVLGGGGGGVRAPNKFKTGGLVITAVQQPANVPGGSSRRMRNAAGLHAKSSTGIVGSGSGSGTMHFQTTRGSGGNMPLANKSSTAITLDTVNLVRKVKTKLKKRKSRTLSTGAPK from the exons GTCATCGAGGAGCGAATCACACACATTCCGTACGTGCCCCCAACGCCGGAGCCCCTCAACGCTCCCACGGGAAACGAACTGAAGCCGCGGCCCGTCGGCGAGGAGAACGGCATCGTCGTCTTTAGTTATAGTCCGATCAGTGCCGTTAATTAC GAAAAGCCAAAGGtgaagaaggaggaggatgaATCGAGCGACGAGTCGGACTACTCCTCGGACTCCCGCTTGGACTCCACGCCCCCCAGCCGGGCCACGCCCATGCGATTGACGGGGGGCGGGAGCTGTGCCCGCGGCAAGATCAACAGCGTCTCCAAAATGATCAACAATGTGGACAATAGATCCACCAGTGCCTCCTTGGACGACAACGATGACTACGATGATGAGGAGTATGACACGAGTGGAGGAGGCGGCGGAGGGGGTGAGGCCAGGGAGAAGGCCATGATCAAGGATCTCATCGAGGCGAAGAAGAAGCGCTACCAGGAGGAGTCGGGCATGACGGCCAGGAACTCCCGGGCGGGGAGCCGTTCGGAGGCCAGCAAGGATCCCAGCGACATCGACAACATCTGGAAGAACAACACCAGCGAGTACAAGCCCGCCTCTCCGCGCTACATCCTCAGCCAGTTTGGCAAGAACGTGGTCATCGACCGGCTAGCGGATGAGGACGATCCCTCCCTAACAAACGGAGGCGATGGCggcggtggaggaggaggatctGGAACCCAAAAGGTATCAAGCAAGTTCGCAGTTACCCCCGTCAAGTTGCCCAAAACGAACATAGCCCGCTTGGAGGTGGCCTTCGAGCGGAGCAATCGCGACCCAGTCTCCACCTCGTCCTCGGGCGGCCAGACCCACTCCCGGAAACGTAAACGCGGGGGTGCCCTTAGCATGGGGAATGAAAACGATGGTCCCGGTACCAGCAGCACCGAGGATACCAGCAGCTCCAGTCTCGgggaggacgaggaggaggacgaagacgatgacgatgacgaggaGTTGGACGAGACCGATACGGAGGATTCCGGTAGCGGTGAGACGGTCTGCCAGGCCGAGCCCGTAACcgattgcagtcagtccgctGACGGATCGGGGCTAGGAGTTGGCTACTCGCCCAGATTGGCAGGCGGGGCCGAGAAGCGCACTGGTCCTGGTTCCGGTTCCGTTTCGGACACGGAGACTCTGGTGGGGGACGAGAGCAGGAGCAGGCTAGCAT GCGGGggccaccaccagcagcatgGGGAGTACTCCACCCATGCCGGAATGACAGCGCCAGGGCCGGCAAAGATGCGCCAGCCGCAGGGACGACCGCCTAACCGGTCAGTGCCCTACACCCATGCGGCCACAgtggcggcagcggcagcctCCGCGGCGGCAGCGGCCAGGGGTCGACATCGCGACATAGAAAGCTTCCAGGCTTCGCTGATTCAAGACCCAGACTCAAGAGTAGCCGGCGGCATGGTGatgggcatgggcatggggAGTGGAGCAGGCACTGGCACCGGCACTGGCACTTCCAGCACCATTAGCACCTCGACACCGGGTGGGGGCAGTAGTGGTGGCATGGGGAACAGCGTTTTCCGGCTGAgcaaggagcagcagcagcagcatcagcaacagctGCTGCCGCCCGGATTGATTCCGATGGCCAGCCAGGAAACGACTGGAACAACAACCACGACCAGTACTAACCAGGATACGACCACCTCGTCGCAATCCTTTCTTTCCTCCGATTTAACCCAAGCACAGTTCAGCCGATCGGCGGTGGGCGGTGCCCGGTTCGTCACCAACTGCCATCCGATGAATCCAGAGGAGTACGACGGCCTGGAGTTCGAGTCGCGCTTCGAGAGCGGCAACCTGGCCAAGGCGGTGCAGATCACGCCCACCTACTACGAGCTCTACCTGCGTCCCGATCTCTACACCAGCCGGTCGAAGCAATGGTTCTACTTCCGTGTCCGACGCACCCGGCGTAAGATGCTCTACCGCTTCTCGATCGTGAATCTGGTCAAGTCCGATAGCCTCTACAACGACGGCATGCAGCCGGTGATGTACTCGACGCTGGGCGCCAAAGAGAAGAGCGAGGGCTGGCGGCGATGCGGCGACAACATCTGCTACTATCGCAACGATGATGA GAGTGCTGGGAATAGCGCCAACGAGGATGAGGAGGACAACTCCACCTACACTCTAACCTTCACCATCGAGTTCGAGCACGACGACGATACGGTATTCTTTGCGCACAGCTACCCGTACACATACAGCGACCTGCAGGACTACCTCATGGAGATCCAACGCCATCCGGTCAAGTCAAAGTTCTGCAAACTGCGCCTCCTCTGCCGCACCCTGGCGGGCAACAATGTGTACTATCTGACTGTGACAGCGCCCTCTAGCAACGAGGAGAATATGCGG CGAAAAAAATCGATAGTGGTGTCGGCGAGAGTTCATCCCAGCGAGACACCGGCGTCGTGGATGATGAAGGGTCTGATGGACTTCATCACCGGTGACACAACGGTGGCCAAGCGACTGCGCCACAAGTTCATATTCAAGCTGGTGCCGATGCTGAATCCGGACGGAGTCATTGTGGGCAACACCCGTAACTCGCTGACGGGCAAGGATCTGAACCGTCAGTACCGTACGGTTATCCGCGAGACATATCCATCCATTTGGTATACCAAAGCCATGATTAGAAG ACTGATTGAGGAATGCGGCGTGGCCATGTACTGTGATATGCACGCACACTCACGCAAACACAACATATTCATATATGGCTGTGAGAACAAGCGCAACCCAGAGAAGAAGCTCACCGAGCAGGTCTTTCCCCTGATGTTGCACAAAAACAGTGCGGATCGG TTCTCATTTGAGAGCTGCAAGTTCAAGATCCAACGAAGCAAGGAGGGCACCGGCCGCATCGTTGTCTGGATGCTGGGCATCACCAATAGCTACACGATCGAGGCCTCCTTCGGCGGCTCCTCCCTGGGATCGCGTAAGGGGACACACTTTAACACGCAG GATTACGAGCACATGGGACGAGCATTTTGTGAGACACTTTTGGACTACTGCGATGAGAATCCGAACAAAGTAAAGCGGCACGCAAAGTTGTTTAGACAAATCAAAAAGATAAGAAAACGCGAGAAACGCGAACAGAAAGCATTGAAATTACAGAAAATGGCCGATCAG ATTTTAAATTTACTCAAACAACAGGACAGACTACGATCCAAAATCATCGAAAGACTGATGCGAGAAGGCTCTAGTGCCGACGAGCCATTAAATATACCTTTGTCAGATTACTCAAG CGATGAGGGCAATTGCAGCTCGAGTTCCGATAACGAGGGCAAGCACTCGATAACAGCCTCCGATTTGGAGGGCCCTTGTTGTGCGCCCACCCGAGCACCGCCCAGTTCGCCAGAGGTGATCCACGAGATACGCAAG TTCCGCATGCGACGCATGCGCAAAGTGATGCACGAGCTGGACAGGATCTACTTTACGCCCCTGTTCCAACGCAAATTCAAAACGCTGACCACTCTGAAACGGCGGCGCCACAAGCTGGGCTGCAAGACGGCCGTGCCACCCAAGCGCTTGAAAGCTGGCGCCGCTGGAGATGCCACGCCGGGTGGAACAGCTGCCCCCAGTGAGTCCGGGGCagtccagcagcagcaactggcGCCACAAccccaacagcagcaactgccACAGCAGTCGGCGCTCCAACAACGCAAGCAACTGGGCGTGAGGAACCTGCCGCCGAAAAGGACCCATCAGATGGTGTCCACGGCCAGTTCGGAGAGTTCCGAAAGCGGAGACTCCGACTCCGAGTCGCAGCGGGATCAGGACTCGAGTGCCAGCACCAATGTCAGCGGCGCCAGTGTCGGGCTGGAGGCGAAGCGGAAGCACAAGGCCACCGGGCCCAAGAAATCGGGCAAGAAGAAGAAGTTCATGCCCACCGAAAAGAAGAAGACGGTGGTCAACCAGAAGCTCCATGTGGACCGCAACTTCCGGCTGTGGCTGGCCAATCGACGAATCTACATCTATCGCCGTAAAAAGGTG ACCACGCAGGCGCGCCGCACCCGGGTGAGGAACAAGCCGCCCAAGAAACGCGGCGAGGTGGTACGCACCACATTGGACTTGCCCACCACGGATCCGGGCTCGGATCTGCACTTCTCCACCGACGACGAGGAGCACTCGCCGGCATCCGGCCATAATGGCTACGGAGCAGTGGCTCCACTCCGGCACACACTGCTGCAGAGCGATCTCCAGAGGCGCTACATCGAGGAGATTGGCGACACAGTGGTCCAGAAGCCGAAGCCGGCGAACATGCCGCCAGAGCTGATAGTGACCACGCCCTCGAAGAGCGGCACGCCGGGCGGCGGCAAGAAACTGGATGTCTACAAGCTGACGCCGCGCACGGCCCCTGAGCTGGAGGGAGGCGGTGGCCACCACATGAACGCCATATTGCACCGACAGGGCGGTGGCGTCGTAGCGGGCGGAACTTCGGCCCGACGCACCTACTCCTGGCACAACCTCGACCAGCAGGACATACCCAGCGGCAGTGGAGGTCAGAACAAGGCCAACTTCTTTATGGGCGGCGACGCCAAGCCCACCATGAAGGCGATGCCCAAGCCGCCACCCAGAAG GAGCGTTCCGAGCAACTTTATCCCCCAGCGACATGGCGCCAACGGGCCCAGTGCCGATGACTTGCAACTGAAGCTGTCGCTCAAGAAGAAGGTCTGGACGGGGGCACACGGAGAGCCGGACGGACGGCCGCTGGCCTGGTACAAGGGACACTCGATACCCGGTCCTCAGATGCAGGGCGCCAACACAGCTGGCGTCGGAGTCCGCAGTGCAGGTGGCGGAGGCGGTGGCAACGTGGGCAGTGGCCATGGCCGGAGCATGTACACCGCCAGTGGCCGGGAGGCGGCCGCTGTGGCAGCTGCCTCCGGAGGAATGGCCATGGGCGTGCCGCCGGCATTTATGGGAGCGCCGCGAAAGCCCCGGAAGCTGGAGCAAGTGGATCTGTTCAA TGCCTGCTCCCAGAAGCTGCTACtgtggcagcagcaggaggagACGAAGCGCAACCACCCGCATCCTTCCCAGCGCCTGATGAAGGTGGAggaccagcagcaacagcaccagcaccaccaacGCGAACGAGAGCGAGAACGCGAGCAGCACCAGCGGGACATGATGCGGGCCTTCAAGCCGATGCAGCTGTCCAAGAAGGCGATGGGCCAGGGCCATGCCAAGGCCATGCAACAGGGCATGGTGGGCGAGTCGGGCGGCAAGGTGAAGCGCAAGTCCAGCAGCCTGATGAAGATAGCGGAGACCACACAGCTGGTCACGCGGTTCGCCCGAAATCGCAGCAGTGCTGGCGGATCCGCcgttcagcagcagcagcagcagccaggaCAGCAATCCCAGATGCCGATGCATCAGCAGAGGATCATGTTCAAGGGCGGAGCCGGTGGCGCCATGGCCGGACGAATGCATTCCGCCGGAGTGCTGggcggaggcggcggcggagtACGGGCTCCGAATAAATTCAAAACCGGCGGCCTGGTGATCACGGCCGTCCAACAGCCGGCCAATGTGCCCGGTGGCAGCTCCCGGCGGATGCGAAATGCTGCCGGCCTGCATGCCAAGAGCAGTACGGGCATCGTGGGCTCAGGCTCCGGTTCCGGAACAATGCATTTCCAGACAACGCGTGGCAGCGGCGGCAACATGCCCCTGGCCAACAAATCCTCCACGGCCATCACCCTGGACACCGTCAATCTCGTCCGCAAGGTGAAGACCAAGCTGAAGAAGCGCAAATCCCGGACACTGTCGACCGGAGCGCCCAAGTAA
- the LOC6505254 gene encoding uncharacterized protein LOC6505254 isoform X5, translating into MRLTGGGSCARGKINSVSKMINNVDNRSTSASLDDNDDYDDEEYDTSGGGGGGGEAREKAMIKDLIEAKKKRYQEESGMTARNSRAGSRSEASKDPSDIDNIWKNNTSEYKPASPRYILSQFGKNVVIDRLADEDDPSLTNGGDGGGGGGGSGTQKFSRSAVGGARFVTNCHPMNPEEYDGLEFESRFESGNLAKAVQITPTYYELYLRPDLYTSRSKQWFYFRVRRTRRKMLYRFSIVNLVKSDSLYNDGMQPVMYSTLGAKEKSEGWRRCGDNICYYRNDDESAGNSANEDEEDNSTYTLTFTIEFEHDDDTVFFAHSYPYTYSDLQDYLMEIQRHPVKSKFCKLRLLCRTLAGNNVYYLTVTAPSSNEENMRRKKSIVVSARVHPSETPASWMMKGLMDFITGDTTVAKRLRHKFIFKLVPMLNPDGVIVGNTRNSLTGKDLNRQYRTVIRETYPSIWYTKAMIRRLIEECGVAMYCDMHAHSRKHNIFIYGCENKRNPEKKLTEQVFPLMLHKNSADRFSFESCKFKIQRSKEGTGRIVVWMLGITNSYTIEASFGGSSLGSRKGTHFNTQDYEHMGRAFCETLLDYCDENPNKVKRHAKLFRQIKKIRKREKREQKALKLQKMADQILNLLKQQDRLRSKIIERLMREGSSADEPLNIPLSDYSSDEGNCSSSSDNEGKHSITASDLEGPCCAPTRAPPSSPEVIHEIRKFRMRRMRKVMHELDRIYFTPLFQRKFKTLTTLKRRRHKLGCKTAVPPKRLKAGAAGDATPGGTAAPSESGAVQQQQLAPQPQQQQLPQQSALQQRKQLGVRNLPPKRTHQMVSTASSESSESGDSDSESQRDQDSSASTNVSGASVGLEAKRKHKATGPKKSGKKKKFMPTEKKKTVVNQKLHVDRNFRLWLANRRIYIYRRKKVTTQARRTRVRNKPPKKRGEVVRTTLDLPTTDPGSDLHFSTDDEEHSPASGHNGYGAVAPLRHTLLQSDLQRRYIEEIGDTVVQKPKPANMPPELIVTTPSKSGTPGGGKKLDVYKLTPRTAPELEGGGGHHMNAILHRQGGGVVAGGTSARRTYSWHNLDQQDIPSGSGGQNKANFFMGGDAKPTMKAMPKPPPRRSVPSNFIPQRHGANGPSADDLQLKLSLKKKVWTGAHGEPDGRPLAWYKGHSIPGPQMQGANTAGVGVRSAGGGGGGNVGSGHGRSMYTASGREAAAVAAASGGMAMGVPPAFMGAPRKPRKLEQVDLFNACSQKLLLWQQQEETKRNHPHPSQRLMKVEDQQQQHQHHQREREREREQHQRDMMRAFKPMQLSKKAMGQGHAKAMQQGMVGESGGKVKRKSSSLMKIAETTQLVTRFARNRSSAGGSAVQQQQQQPGQQSQMPMHQQRIMFKGGAGGAMAGRMHSAGVLGGGGGGVRAPNKFKTGGLVITAVQQPANVPGGSSRRMRNAAGLHAKSSTGIVGSGSGSGTMHFQTTRGSGGNMPLANKSSTAITLDTVNLVRKVKTKLKKRKSRTLSTGAPK; encoded by the exons ATGCGATTGACGGGGGGCGGGAGCTGTGCCCGCGGCAAGATCAACAGCGTCTCCAAAATGATCAACAATGTGGACAATAGATCCACCAGTGCCTCCTTGGACGACAACGATGACTACGATGATGAGGAGTATGACACGAGTGGAGGAGGCGGCGGAGGGGGTGAGGCCAGGGAGAAGGCCATGATCAAGGATCTCATCGAGGCGAAGAAGAAGCGCTACCAGGAGGAGTCGGGCATGACGGCCAGGAACTCCCGGGCGGGGAGCCGTTCGGAGGCCAGCAAGGATCCCAGCGACATCGACAACATCTGGAAGAACAACACCAGCGAGTACAAGCCCGCCTCTCCGCGCTACATCCTCAGCCAGTTTGGCAAGAACGTGGTCATCGACCGGCTAGCGGATGAGGACGATCCCTCCCTAACAAACGGAGGCGATGGCggcggtggaggaggaggatctGGAACCCAAAAG TTCAGCCGATCGGCGGTGGGCGGTGCCCGGTTCGTCACCAACTGCCATCCGATGAATCCAGAGGAGTACGACGGCCTGGAGTTCGAGTCGCGCTTCGAGAGCGGCAACCTGGCCAAGGCGGTGCAGATCACGCCCACCTACTACGAGCTCTACCTGCGTCCCGATCTCTACACCAGCCGGTCGAAGCAATGGTTCTACTTCCGTGTCCGACGCACCCGGCGTAAGATGCTCTACCGCTTCTCGATCGTGAATCTGGTCAAGTCCGATAGCCTCTACAACGACGGCATGCAGCCGGTGATGTACTCGACGCTGGGCGCCAAAGAGAAGAGCGAGGGCTGGCGGCGATGCGGCGACAACATCTGCTACTATCGCAACGATGATGA GAGTGCTGGGAATAGCGCCAACGAGGATGAGGAGGACAACTCCACCTACACTCTAACCTTCACCATCGAGTTCGAGCACGACGACGATACGGTATTCTTTGCGCACAGCTACCCGTACACATACAGCGACCTGCAGGACTACCTCATGGAGATCCAACGCCATCCGGTCAAGTCAAAGTTCTGCAAACTGCGCCTCCTCTGCCGCACCCTGGCGGGCAACAATGTGTACTATCTGACTGTGACAGCGCCCTCTAGCAACGAGGAGAATATGCGG CGAAAAAAATCGATAGTGGTGTCGGCGAGAGTTCATCCCAGCGAGACACCGGCGTCGTGGATGATGAAGGGTCTGATGGACTTCATCACCGGTGACACAACGGTGGCCAAGCGACTGCGCCACAAGTTCATATTCAAGCTGGTGCCGATGCTGAATCCGGACGGAGTCATTGTGGGCAACACCCGTAACTCGCTGACGGGCAAGGATCTGAACCGTCAGTACCGTACGGTTATCCGCGAGACATATCCATCCATTTGGTATACCAAAGCCATGATTAGAAG ACTGATTGAGGAATGCGGCGTGGCCATGTACTGTGATATGCACGCACACTCACGCAAACACAACATATTCATATATGGCTGTGAGAACAAGCGCAACCCAGAGAAGAAGCTCACCGAGCAGGTCTTTCCCCTGATGTTGCACAAAAACAGTGCGGATCGG TTCTCATTTGAGAGCTGCAAGTTCAAGATCCAACGAAGCAAGGAGGGCACCGGCCGCATCGTTGTCTGGATGCTGGGCATCACCAATAGCTACACGATCGAGGCCTCCTTCGGCGGCTCCTCCCTGGGATCGCGTAAGGGGACACACTTTAACACGCAG GATTACGAGCACATGGGACGAGCATTTTGTGAGACACTTTTGGACTACTGCGATGAGAATCCGAACAAAGTAAAGCGGCACGCAAAGTTGTTTAGACAAATCAAAAAGATAAGAAAACGCGAGAAACGCGAACAGAAAGCATTGAAATTACAGAAAATGGCCGATCAG ATTTTAAATTTACTCAAACAACAGGACAGACTACGATCCAAAATCATCGAAAGACTGATGCGAGAAGGCTCTAGTGCCGACGAGCCATTAAATATACCTTTGTCAGATTACTCAAG CGATGAGGGCAATTGCAGCTCGAGTTCCGATAACGAGGGCAAGCACTCGATAACAGCCTCCGATTTGGAGGGCCCTTGTTGTGCGCCCACCCGAGCACCGCCCAGTTCGCCAGAGGTGATCCACGAGATACGCAAG TTCCGCATGCGACGCATGCGCAAAGTGATGCACGAGCTGGACAGGATCTACTTTACGCCCCTGTTCCAACGCAAATTCAAAACGCTGACCACTCTGAAACGGCGGCGCCACAAGCTGGGCTGCAAGACGGCCGTGCCACCCAAGCGCTTGAAAGCTGGCGCCGCTGGAGATGCCACGCCGGGTGGAACAGCTGCCCCCAGTGAGTCCGGGGCagtccagcagcagcaactggcGCCACAAccccaacagcagcaactgccACAGCAGTCGGCGCTCCAACAACGCAAGCAACTGGGCGTGAGGAACCTGCCGCCGAAAAGGACCCATCAGATGGTGTCCACGGCCAGTTCGGAGAGTTCCGAAAGCGGAGACTCCGACTCCGAGTCGCAGCGGGATCAGGACTCGAGTGCCAGCACCAATGTCAGCGGCGCCAGTGTCGGGCTGGAGGCGAAGCGGAAGCACAAGGCCACCGGGCCCAAGAAATCGGGCAAGAAGAAGAAGTTCATGCCCACCGAAAAGAAGAAGACGGTGGTCAACCAGAAGCTCCATGTGGACCGCAACTTCCGGCTGTGGCTGGCCAATCGACGAATCTACATCTATCGCCGTAAAAAGGTG ACCACGCAGGCGCGCCGCACCCGGGTGAGGAACAAGCCGCCCAAGAAACGCGGCGAGGTGGTACGCACCACATTGGACTTGCCCACCACGGATCCGGGCTCGGATCTGCACTTCTCCACCGACGACGAGGAGCACTCGCCGGCATCCGGCCATAATGGCTACGGAGCAGTGGCTCCACTCCGGCACACACTGCTGCAGAGCGATCTCCAGAGGCGCTACATCGAGGAGATTGGCGACACAGTGGTCCAGAAGCCGAAGCCGGCGAACATGCCGCCAGAGCTGATAGTGACCACGCCCTCGAAGAGCGGCACGCCGGGCGGCGGCAAGAAACTGGATGTCTACAAGCTGACGCCGCGCACGGCCCCTGAGCTGGAGGGAGGCGGTGGCCACCACATGAACGCCATATTGCACCGACAGGGCGGTGGCGTCGTAGCGGGCGGAACTTCGGCCCGACGCACCTACTCCTGGCACAACCTCGACCAGCAGGACATACCCAGCGGCAGTGGAGGTCAGAACAAGGCCAACTTCTTTATGGGCGGCGACGCCAAGCCCACCATGAAGGCGATGCCCAAGCCGCCACCCAGAAG GAGCGTTCCGAGCAACTTTATCCCCCAGCGACATGGCGCCAACGGGCCCAGTGCCGATGACTTGCAACTGAAGCTGTCGCTCAAGAAGAAGGTCTGGACGGGGGCACACGGAGAGCCGGACGGACGGCCGCTGGCCTGGTACAAGGGACACTCGATACCCGGTCCTCAGATGCAGGGCGCCAACACAGCTGGCGTCGGAGTCCGCAGTGCAGGTGGCGGAGGCGGTGGCAACGTGGGCAGTGGCCATGGCCGGAGCATGTACACCGCCAGTGGCCGGGAGGCGGCCGCTGTGGCAGCTGCCTCCGGAGGAATGGCCATGGGCGTGCCGCCGGCATTTATGGGAGCGCCGCGAAAGCCCCGGAAGCTGGAGCAAGTGGATCTGTTCAA TGCCTGCTCCCAGAAGCTGCTACtgtggcagcagcaggaggagACGAAGCGCAACCACCCGCATCCTTCCCAGCGCCTGATGAAGGTGGAggaccagcagcaacagcaccagcaccaccaacGCGAACGAGAGCGAGAACGCGAGCAGCACCAGCGGGACATGATGCGGGCCTTCAAGCCGATGCAGCTGTCCAAGAAGGCGATGGGCCAGGGCCATGCCAAGGCCATGCAACAGGGCATGGTGGGCGAGTCGGGCGGCAAGGTGAAGCGCAAGTCCAGCAGCCTGATGAAGATAGCGGAGACCACACAGCTGGTCACGCGGTTCGCCCGAAATCGCAGCAGTGCTGGCGGATCCGCcgttcagcagcagcagcagcagccaggaCAGCAATCCCAGATGCCGATGCATCAGCAGAGGATCATGTTCAAGGGCGGAGCCGGTGGCGCCATGGCCGGACGAATGCATTCCGCCGGAGTGCTGggcggaggcggcggcggagtACGGGCTCCGAATAAATTCAAAACCGGCGGCCTGGTGATCACGGCCGTCCAACAGCCGGCCAATGTGCCCGGTGGCAGCTCCCGGCGGATGCGAAATGCTGCCGGCCTGCATGCCAAGAGCAGTACGGGCATCGTGGGCTCAGGCTCCGGTTCCGGAACAATGCATTTCCAGACAACGCGTGGCAGCGGCGGCAACATGCCCCTGGCCAACAAATCCTCCACGGCCATCACCCTGGACACCGTCAATCTCGTCCGCAAGGTGAAGACCAAGCTGAAGAAGCGCAAATCCCGGACACTGTCGACCGGAGCGCCCAAGTAA